Proteins from one Oscillatoria nigro-viridis PCC 7112 genomic window:
- a CDS encoding bifunctional riboflavin kinase/FAD synthetase, with the protein MWVTSSCTAALTPTSVALGNFDGLHLGHRQVVQPILNRSPGQNSATVIASGPNLRSNAGKDQNLETEHPATCYNDSAAPPDRADSRHNFEGLIGPRADGNSLYGRDSDGVDRLYSTVVTFDPHPQEFFSGQPKKLLTPMAEKVELLAAMGVEQLVLLPFDRELAALTAIEFVEEILVRQLKASRISVGVDFRFGRGRAGTAVDLQSIASGYGIDVGLVPLHNCGEGDRISSSAIREGLASGDLTRANQLLGRPYSLVGTVVGGQRLGRTIGFPTANIELPPEKFLPRFGVYAVRVSLKHGWEKMKEESSSYQRENPKSLITGKASNLSFVNGVMNVGCRPTVDGLQPTVEVHLLDWSGDLYGKTLSASLVEFLRPEQKFASLDALKTQIQADCDIARSVLAAKV; encoded by the coding sequence GTGTGGGTAACTTCTTCTTGTACCGCTGCTCTGACTCCAACTTCTGTTGCCTTGGGAAACTTTGATGGTTTGCACCTAGGGCATCGACAAGTCGTGCAGCCAATTTTAAATCGATCGCCCGGGCAAAATTCTGCGACGGTGATTGCGTCGGGGCCAAACTTGCGCTCCAACGCTGGCAAAGATCAAAATTTGGAAACAGAACATCCGGCGACCTGCTACAACGACTCAGCAGCACCGCCCGATCGAGCCGACAGCCGCCATAATTTCGAGGGTTTGATAGGCCCTAGGGCCGACGGCAACAGCCTCTATGGTCGCGATTCTGATGGGGTCGATCGACTTTACAGCACTGTGGTGACATTCGATCCGCACCCGCAAGAATTCTTTTCGGGTCAACCGAAAAAACTGCTGACGCCTATGGCAGAAAAGGTAGAATTGCTCGCAGCAATGGGCGTCGAGCAACTTGTGCTGCTGCCGTTCGATCGAGAATTGGCGGCTTTGACGGCTATTGAGTTTGTCGAGGAAATTCTGGTGCGGCAACTAAAAGCGAGTCGAATTAGTGTGGGGGTTGATTTTCGGTTTGGACGGGGACGCGCTGGGACGGCTGTAGATTTGCAGTCGATCGCCTCGGGTTACGGTATTGATGTTGGTCTTGTACCCCTGCACAATTGCGGTGAGGGCGATCGGATCAGCAGTTCAGCAATCCGCGAAGGTCTGGCATCCGGCGACCTCACAAGAGCGAATCAGTTGCTGGGGCGACCTTACAGTTTAGTCGGGACTGTGGTTGGGGGACAGCGGCTGGGCAGGACGATCGGATTTCCTACTGCTAATATCGAACTGCCGCCGGAAAAATTTTTGCCGCGTTTTGGCGTGTACGCGGTGCGAGTCTCGCTGAAGCATGGATGGGAAAAGATGAAAGAGGAAAGTTCTTCCTATCAGCGGGAAAATCCCAAATCTCTAATTACCGGCAAAGCATCAAATTTATCTTTTGTCAATGGGGTGATGAATGTTGGCTGCCGCCCGACGGTAGACGGGCTGCAACCCACTGTGGAAGTTCACCTGTTAGATTGGTCTGGGGATTTGTACGGTAAAACCTTGAGCGCGAGTCTGGTAGAGTTTTTGCGGCCCGAACAAAAATTCGCTTCTCTGGATGCTCTCAAAACTCAAATTCAGGCAGATTGCGATATTGCTAGAAGCGTATTAGCTGCTAAAGTCTAA
- a CDS encoding AAA family ATPase, protein MRQHIERLKQNLGKTIVGKADAIRLVLVAVLSGGHALLEDVPGVGKTLLAKSLARSIDGKFQRIQCTPDLLPTDITGTNIWNPRSGEFEFLPGPVFANVLLADEINRATPRTQSALLEVMEEKQVTVDGVSRNVPAPFFVIATQNPIEYQGTFPLPEAQMDRFTLSLTLGYPAALEELQMLERLSDSVAVEDLQPCISLEEVQELRRLCAAVKVEGSLKQYIVDLVRSTREDEEITLGVSPRGAVALHRASQALAFMEGRDYGTPDDVKYLAPHVLSHRLIPAGGRRAKTIVDKLLRSVPIP, encoded by the coding sequence ATGAGACAACATATTGAGCGGCTCAAACAAAATCTAGGCAAAACTATTGTTGGCAAAGCCGATGCTATTCGCTTGGTGCTGGTAGCCGTGCTTTCAGGCGGACACGCGCTGCTGGAAGACGTGCCTGGTGTGGGAAAAACACTGCTGGCGAAGTCTTTGGCGCGATCGATCGATGGGAAGTTTCAGCGGATTCAGTGCACTCCCGATTTGTTGCCGACTGATATCACCGGTACTAATATTTGGAATCCGCGCAGCGGAGAGTTTGAGTTTTTGCCCGGGCCAGTTTTTGCTAATGTTTTGCTTGCCGATGAAATCAATCGGGCGACGCCGCGAACTCAGTCAGCTTTGCTGGAAGTGATGGAAGAAAAGCAGGTGACAGTAGATGGAGTGTCTCGGAACGTTCCCGCGCCATTTTTTGTGATTGCGACTCAGAACCCGATCGAATATCAAGGCACTTTTCCGCTGCCGGAAGCGCAGATGGATCGGTTTACTTTGTCTTTGACTTTGGGCTATCCCGCTGCGTTGGAAGAGTTGCAAATGTTAGAACGGCTTTCTGATAGTGTTGCTGTTGAAGATTTGCAGCCCTGTATTTCTTTGGAAGAAGTGCAGGAATTGCGCCGTTTGTGCGCTGCTGTGAAGGTGGAAGGCTCTTTGAAACAGTATATTGTAGATTTGGTGCGATCGACGCGGGAAGATGAGGAGATTACTCTGGGGGTGAGTCCCCGCGGTGCGGTGGCTTTGCACCGGGCGTCCCAGGCTTTGGCGTTTATGGAGGGCCGGGATTATGGGACTCCTGATGATGTGAAATATTTGGCCCCGCACGTACTTTCTCACCGGTTGATTCCGGCGGGGGGAAGGAGGGCTAAGACGATTGTTGACAAGTTGTTGCGGTCTGTTCCTATTCCTTGA
- a CDS encoding glycosyltransferase, which produces MNIAYLINQYPKVSHSFVRREVLAVENCGMKVARFSIRSCESELVDGADQLEQELTKVILGVGVQGLAWGLLRVAATRPIRFIEAVRLMFKVGWHSERGILLHLAYLAEACILLNWFAESGIAHVHAHFGTNSTTVAMLCRVLGGPTYSFTVHGPEEFDKATLLSLDEKIKRSTFVAAVSSFGKSQLFRWCDRTFWSKIQVIHCGVDGAFLAAPYVPIPAAPRLACIGRLSEQKGHLLLLEAANLLAVQGLEFKLVLVGDGPLRSDIEQQILELGLQNHIEITGWASGDRVQQEILASRAMVLPSFAEGLPVVIMEALALHRPVISTYVAGIPELVEPGVCGWLVPPGSAEALAVAMRAVLEAPLEKLEQMGKTGAERVAQQHNVDLEAKKLVALFESA; this is translated from the coding sequence ATGAACATTGCTTATCTAATCAACCAATATCCCAAAGTCAGCCACAGCTTTGTCCGCAGAGAAGTGCTAGCAGTTGAAAATTGCGGCATGAAAGTCGCGCGTTTTTCGATCCGATCCTGCGAATCAGAACTCGTGGACGGGGCAGACCAACTAGAGCAAGAATTGACTAAAGTAATCTTAGGAGTTGGTGTACAGGGGTTAGCGTGGGGTTTGCTCCGCGTTGCCGCAACTAGACCAATTCGATTCATCGAAGCTGTGCGGTTAATGTTCAAAGTTGGCTGGCACTCGGAACGGGGGATTTTGCTGCATCTAGCTTATTTAGCAGAAGCTTGCATTCTTTTAAACTGGTTTGCAGAATCGGGTATCGCACACGTTCACGCTCACTTCGGGACAAATTCGACAACAGTCGCAATGCTGTGCCGCGTGCTTGGCGGCCCGACTTACAGTTTCACGGTTCACGGCCCTGAAGAATTCGATAAAGCCACACTTCTTTCCTTAGACGAAAAAATTAAACGATCGACCTTTGTAGCGGCCGTTAGTTCCTTCGGTAAAAGTCAGCTTTTTCGGTGGTGCGATCGCACTTTTTGGTCAAAAATTCAAGTCATACACTGCGGCGTAGATGGTGCATTTTTAGCTGCACCCTACGTCCCCATACCCGCAGCACCCCGCTTAGCTTGCATTGGCCGGCTCAGCGAACAAAAAGGTCATTTGTTATTGCTAGAAGCTGCGAACTTGCTAGCAGTTCAAGGCTTAGAGTTTAAGTTGGTACTCGTAGGAGACGGGCCGCTGCGATCGGATATTGAACAGCAGATTCTGGAACTCGGCTTGCAAAATCATATAGAAATTACCGGTTGGGCCAGCGGCGATCGAGTTCAGCAAGAGATTTTAGCTTCACGGGCAATGGTATTGCCGAGTTTTGCTGAAGGTTTGCCCGTTGTAATTATGGAAGCCCTCGCTCTCCACCGGCCCGTAATTAGCACTTATGTTGCTGGCATCCCGGAACTCGTAGAACCCGGTGTTTGCGGTTGGTTAGTTCCTCCCGGTTCCGCAGAAGCATTAGCCGTAGCAATGCGCGCGGTATTGGAAGCACCTCTAGAAAAACTAGAACAAATGGGGAAAACAGGAGCAGAACGAGTTGCTCAACAACACAATGTCGATTTAGAGGCAAAGAAATTAGTGGCGCTGTTTGAGAGTGCTTGA
- a CDS encoding helix-turn-helix domain-containing protein has translation MPIAPPTPIRSPSSPDLWHSISENLTKHRMKEGSKYQSLLDYLRENRHLDEVTLNFAEIEALLNDALPPSALRQQAWWSNRKKGALQATAWMEAGYRVETVDFDAQRVTFRKLIQKIQVPQAGDGVQWNGELIKALRLHMGLTQAEFAQHIGVRQATVSDWENGQLPARSTSKHLDLIAEMAGFKYREESENSD, from the coding sequence TTGCCGATCGCACCCCCCACTCCCATCCGCTCCCCGTCATCCCCCGATTTGTGGCATTCTATATCTGAAAACCTCACAAAACACCGCATGAAGGAGGGCAGCAAGTACCAGTCGCTCTTAGATTATCTGCGCGAAAATCGCCATCTCGACGAAGTAACCCTCAACTTCGCCGAAATAGAGGCATTGCTAAACGACGCACTCCCCCCTTCCGCCCTCCGTCAGCAAGCTTGGTGGAGCAACCGCAAAAAGGGCGCTCTGCAAGCTACCGCTTGGATGGAGGCAGGATATCGGGTGGAAACAGTCGATTTCGACGCACAACGGGTAACATTTCGCAAGTTAATCCAGAAAATTCAGGTTCCGCAGGCGGGCGATGGGGTGCAGTGGAATGGCGAACTCATCAAGGCATTGCGTCTCCATATGGGCTTGACACAAGCAGAATTTGCACAACACATAGGCGTGCGACAGGCTACAGTCAGCGATTGGGAGAACGGGCAATTGCCTGCTCGTTCCACATCAAAACATTTGGATTTGATAGCCGAGATGGCAGGATTCAAATACAGAGAGGAATCTGAAAATTCGGATTAG